A single region of the uncultured Bacteroides sp. genome encodes:
- the pulA gene encoding type I pullulanase, translating to MKLNDIVVIGILMFIITACAPTKKKYTSYEQYPIREDGLTEMEYTASGTSFALWAPTADEVRLMLFDSGSEGHAYQTVPMALLADGTWRVTVAKNLLGKFYTFNAKIDDKWMGDTPGINACAVGVNGKRAAIIDMRSTDPTGWETDKRPPLKSPSDIIIYEMHHRDFSMHTSSGIKNKGKYLALTERGTKNAEGLCTGIDHLVELGVTHVHLLPSFDYASVDETKLKDGKYNWGYDPVNYNVPDGSYATDPFTPSVRIREFKEMVQALHKAGIRVVLDVVYNHTYNVEESNFERTVPGYFYRHKPDGTLANGSACGNETASERPMMRKFMIESVLYWMSEYHIDGFRFDLMGIHDIQTMNDIRKAVNAIDPSVFIYGEGWAAEAPQLPGNLLAMKVNAKQMPGIAFFSDELRDGLRGPFDKNNKGGFLAGVPGNEESVMFGIVGGVQHPQVHYDSVNYSKTAWAGEPTQMISYVSCHDDMCLVDRLKASVPGITPEQLVKLDKLAQTVVFTSQGIPFILAGEELMRDKKGVANSFQSPDSINAIDWRLKTIHSDVFAYYKGLIALRKAHPAFRMGNAELVRKHLEFLPIEGSNLIAFRLKEHANGDALEDIIVILNARLQPAKVAVSEGKYTVFCKDGLINAEGWLGTTYGPEVYVPAQSALIIGK from the coding sequence ATATTGATGTTCATTATAACGGCTTGTGCTCCGACTAAAAAAAAGTATACTTCTTATGAGCAATATCCTATCCGTGAAGATGGTTTAACAGAGATGGAATATACGGCTTCGGGTACGAGTTTTGCTTTGTGGGCTCCAACTGCGGATGAAGTGCGGCTCATGCTTTTCGATTCCGGTTCCGAAGGGCATGCTTATCAAACGGTTCCGATGGCGCTTTTGGCGGATGGAACTTGGAGGGTAACTGTAGCTAAGAATCTGCTTGGTAAATTTTATACTTTTAATGCAAAGATCGATGATAAATGGATGGGTGATACACCTGGTATTAATGCGTGTGCTGTGGGAGTTAATGGTAAACGGGCAGCAATCATCGATATGAGATCTACCGATCCTACAGGATGGGAAACAGACAAGCGTCCTCCACTTAAATCTCCTTCGGATATAATTATTTACGAGATGCATCATCGTGATTTCTCGATGCACACTTCATCGGGTATTAAAAATAAGGGAAAGTATTTGGCTTTGACGGAAAGAGGGACGAAAAATGCGGAGGGACTTTGTACGGGCATTGATCACTTAGTAGAGCTTGGAGTAACTCACGTGCATTTGTTGCCGTCTTTTGATTATGCATCGGTGGATGAAACAAAATTGAAAGATGGTAAATATAACTGGGGATATGATCCGGTAAATTACAATGTTCCGGATGGTTCGTATGCTACGGATCCTTTTACACCGTCGGTGCGCATCAGGGAGTTTAAAGAGATGGTGCAGGCCTTGCATAAAGCAGGCATACGGGTGGTGCTGGATGTGGTGTACAACCATACCTATAATGTAGAAGAGAGTAATTTTGAGCGTACGGTTCCGGGCTATTTTTATCGGCATAAACCGGATGGTACTTTAGCCAATGGCTCAGCTTGTGGCAACGAAACGGCTAGCGAACGGCCGATGATGAGAAAGTTTATGATTGAATCTGTACTCTATTGGATGAGTGAATATCACATCGATGGTTTTCGCTTTGACTTGATGGGAATACACGATATTCAGACAATGAATGATATCCGCAAGGCTGTGAATGCAATCGACCCGTCTGTATTCATCTATGGTGAAGGCTGGGCGGCTGAAGCGCCTCAGTTGCCGGGTAATTTATTGGCGATGAAGGTAAATGCAAAACAGATGCCGGGCATTGCCTTTTTTTCTGATGAATTGCGTGACGGGCTGCGCGGGCCGTTTGATAAGAATAACAAAGGAGGCTTTTTGGCCGGAGTTCCGGGAAACGAGGAAAGTGTCATGTTTGGTATTGTAGGTGGTGTGCAACATCCACAGGTGCATTATGATTCGGTGAATTATAGTAAAACGGCTTGGGCGGGAGAACCGACACAGATGATTAGTTATGTTTCGTGTCACGATGATATGTGCTTGGTAGACAGGCTAAAAGCGAGCGTGCCGGGCATTACTCCCGAACAATTAGTGAAGTTGGATAAGTTAGCTCAGACGGTTGTCTTTACTTCGCAGGGAATACCTTTTATTCTCGCCGGCGAGGAATTGATGCGCGATAAAAAAGGGGTAGCTAATAGTTTTCAAAGCCCTGATTCGATAAATGCTATTGATTGGCGATTGAAAACGATTCATTCTGATGTCTTTGCTTATTATAAAGGATTGATAGCACTTCGCAAAGCACATCCTGCTTTTCGTATGGGCAATGCGGAATTGGTGCGTAAGCATTTAGAGTTTCTGCCAATAGAGGGGAGCAATCTCATCGCTTTCCGATTAAAAGAACATGCCAATGGTGATGCTTTGGAAGATATTATTGTTATTCTCAATGCTCGTTTGCAGCCGGCTAAAGTGGCTGTGTCAGAAGGTAAGTATACTGTATTTTGCAAAGATGGTCTGATAAATGCAGAAGGCTGGTTAGGAACAACCTATGGCCCTGAAGTATATGTTCCTGCGCAGTCCGCTTTGATAATAGGTAAATAG